In the genome of Triticum urartu cultivar G1812 chromosome 5, Tu2.1, whole genome shotgun sequence, one region contains:
- the LOC125510201 gene encoding transcription initiation factor TFIID subunit 5-like: MEDEEMERKVQQYLHRKGFRLTELALQEERNRLSTTSLSDVSLSRPDNDPARYYDGYNKLRSWAYNSLDQYKHELLRVLYPAFIHCFMDLVSEGHTLEARAFFLKFREDHELMHSRDLQKLEGTLSPLHLEEMDLARSLRENKFRIKLCEYSYELLLQYLQKTQALVMLGIINERIIFEVSAGQPSLISDDADVVALVGTSKDLAKQINQKEVHWGLLEDSVEERMEKALSDSDRAEAESKDADAEDNNKKKSSEGGKQGGPLNKKLKKDKLVGATGKNTKSETSMISAAPRVKPELTLPATPVEVEQSILEDLRNRAQLNNLALPSVSFYTFLNTHNGLNCSSISNDGSLVVGGFSDSSVKVWDMAKIGQPAKTSSSQGENGSSQDERLSSTSEGKRPYTLFQGHSGPVYSAAFSPFGDFLLSSSSDSTIRLWSTKLNANLVCYKGHNYPVWDVQFSPVGHYFASASHDRTARIWSMDKIQPLRIMAGHLADVDCVQWHVNCNYIATGSSDKTVRLWDVQTGECIRMFIGHRSMVLSLAMSPDGRYMASGDEDGTIMMWDLSTGRCVSPLAGHNSCVWSLAFSCEGALLASGSADCTVKLWDVASSTKALKMDDTKAGSTNRLRLLKALPTKSTPVYNLRFSGRNLLFASGALSL; this comes from the exons AtggaggacgaggagatggagagGAAGGTGCAGCAGTACCTGCACCGCAAGGGCTTCCGCCTCACCGAGCTCGCGCTGCAGGAGGAGCGCAACCGCCTCTCCACCACCTCCCTCTCCGACGTCTCGCTCTCCAG GCCGGATAACGACCCAGCAAGATACTATGATGGCTACAACAAGCTAAGATCATGGGCATACAATTCCCTGGACCAATACAAG CATGAATTACTCCGTGTCCTTTATCCAGCGTTTATCCATTGCTTCATGGATCTAGTGTCAGAGGGGCATACACTAGAAG CTCGGGCATTTTTCCTTAAATTTCGGGAAGATCATGAACTGATGCATTCAAGGGATCTCCAAAAGCTGGAAGGCACTCTTTCTCCTTTGCATTTGGAG GAAATGGATCTGGCCCGATCTTTAAGGGAAAATAAATTCAGAATTAAATTATGTGAG TATTCATATGAATTACTTCTCCAGTATCTCCAGAAAACACAAGCTCTTGTGATGCTTGGAATAATCAATGAAAGGATAATTTTTGAAG TGTCCGCTGGGCAACCTTCATTGATCTCTGATGATGCGGATGTTGTTGCTCTGGTTGGAACCAGCAAGGACTTGGCAAAACAGATAAATCAGAAGGAAGTGCATTGGGGG TTGCTTGAAGATTCAGTTGAGGAGCGTATGGAGAAAGCACTCTCAGATTCTGATAGAGCTGAAGCAGAAAGCAAGGATGCAGATGCAGAAGATAATAACAAG AAAAAATCCTCAGAAGGTGGAAAGCAGGGTGGTCCTCTGAACAAAAAGCTCAAAAAGGATAAGCTTGTAGGTGCAACAGGGAAAAATACCAAATCCGAAACAAGCATGATTTCTGCGGCACCTCGTGTTAAACCGGAGCTAACCCTTCCAGCGAC GCCTGTTGAAGTTGAACAATCAATTCTTGAGGACCTGCGAAACCGTGCACAATTGAATAACTTGGCATTGCCATCTGTTAGCTTCTACACATTCCTTAATACACATAACGG ATTAAACTGCTCATCGATCTCAAACGATGGATCTTTGGTCGTTGGTGGGTTCTCAGACTCGTCAGTAAAG GTTTGGGATATGGCAAAGATTGGTCAACCAGCAAAAACAT CTAGTTCACAAGGAGAGAATGGATCTTCACAGGACGAGCGCTTGTCATCAACATCTGAGGGGAAAAGACCGTATACATTATTCCAAGGTCATTCTGGACCAGTTTATTCCGCTGCCTTTAGTCCATTTGGAGATTTTCTCCTGTCATCATCTTCAGATTCAACAA TTAGGCTGTGGAGTACCAAGCTGAATGCCAATCTTGTTTGTTACAAAGGACACAATTACCCAGTTTGGGATGTCCAA TTTAGTCCAGTCGGCCATTATTTTGCCAGTGCCTCGCATGACAGGACTGCTCGAATCTGGTCAATGGATAAAATCCAACCTTTGCGGATAATGGCCGGGCATCTTGCTGATGTTGAT TGTGTGCAGTGGCATGTAAACTGTAACTACATTGCCACCGGCTCTAGTGACAAAACTGTACGGCTATGGGATGTTCAAACTGGTGAATGTATACGAATGTTTATTGGTCATAGGAGTATGGTCTTATCACTGGCAATGTCTCCTGATGGGCGATACATGGCCTCCGGAGACGAAGATGGGACCATCATGATGTGGGATCTCTCTACTGGTCGCTGCGTTTCACCACTAGCGGGACACAACTCTTGTGTGTGGTCACTTGCTTTCAG CTGCGAGGGAGCATTGCTTGCATCTGGATCGGCTGATTGCACTGTTAAACTCTGGGATGTTGCGTCCAGCACAAAGGCCCTGAAGATGGATGACAC CAAGGCTGGTTCTACGAACCGACTGAGGCTGCTGAAAGCTCTCCCTACAAAATCGACTCCTGTTTATAACTTGCGG TTTTCTGGGAGGAATCTTTTGTTTGCATCTGGCGCTCTCTCGCTATAG